One window from the genome of Palaemon carinicauda isolate YSFRI2023 chromosome 24, ASM3689809v2, whole genome shotgun sequence encodes:
- the LOC137618119 gene encoding uncharacterized protein: MANLQVLIGQRKVIRRKVTEQFNRSDTYSALTQEEKLSIKGRLVNYRNRLSVLDDRILLKKFPDVSDRAELEPELTSCQDYLDNIEHCLPLLEISCGKNDFNNIPHVARSLLKQPTAPLPKFTSKEGEDFLKFIAEFEATTNAFQYPNRDLLLLLKQQIDGRAKTLLGSLEAYKQRYVDAKELLISAFASKEICKNNAIRKITELSLREGDDPFTYISILRSVCEAVKTFNIGADEFVRYFAWHGLNGCFQRHLINITGKTHPSINDIISHFFAACERYESDGKGVENLKCKASPVKTLTLPLRKERTTCMAAEPVTYDRDRSSPQCSLCSTVGNADKFHFIHKCPNFLSPTDKVHILKSRNGCVKCGQFNHVSGKCRFKFKRRCSHCNSWHMTYLCERSPSPGRNSNDINNCKSKEETSPQISNGVAVLPTCHGDSILPTFSFKVGGTVYRGLKDSGSQSTFVTKKLAEENNLKIINSKVKLTVNGFNGNKEYFTEIVEVPVTIGDKSFIIYCLVVPNINVVLKLPLLGRLVDKFQAQGVKLADQFLNKFSHEIDNVQLILGTDFAYCIAGTDTVFGGINSSMYTECHAGILLSGSIELMIKNIDNLADTRVQTSAVSNPFECSSAIHIQSSFFFAEL; encoded by the coding sequence atggctaacttacaggtactgatcggacaacgaaaagtcattcggagaaaagtcaccgaacaattcaataggtcggacacctattctgcccttacacaagaagaaaagttatCTATTAAAGGTCGtcttgttaattatagaaacaGGTTGTCAGTGCTAGATGATCGAATCCTATTGAAGAAATTTCCTGACGTATCTGATAGagcagagttagagccagaattaacaagttgccaggattatCTAGACAATATTGAGCATTGTTTACCGTTACTTGAGATTTCCTGTGGtaagaatgattttaataatattcccCACGTGGCCCGTagtttactgaaacagccaacagctcctcttcctaagtttacaagcaaagaaggagaagattttttgaaatttatagcagagtttgaggctacaactaatgcatttcagtatccaaacagagatttacttttattgttgaagcaacagatagacggtcgagcaaagactttattaGGTTCTCTGGAAGCTTATaaacagcgttatgtagatgccaaagaactattgatttccgcctttgcttctaaggagatttgtaaaaacaatgcaattaggaaaattacggagttaagtctaagagagggtgatgatcccttcacatatatttccatcctccgatcagtatgtgaagcagtcaagacttttaacattggagcagatgaatttgtcagatattttgcttggcaTGGCTTAAATGGTTGTTTTCAGCGTCAtcttattaatattacaggaaagactcatccttccataaatgacattatttcacatttctttgcagcttgcgaaaggtacgaaagtgacgggaaaggtgttgaaaacttgaaatgtaaagcttcacCTGTCAAAACATTAACACTCCCTCTTCGTAAAGAGAGAACTACCTGCATGGCTGCGGAACCAGTAACATATGATAGAGACAGGTCTTCGCCTCAATGTTCCTTGTGTTCTACGGTTGGAAATgctgataaatttcactttattcataagtgccctaattttctttctcctacagataaagtgcatattttaaaatctagaaatgggtgtgtaaaatgcggccagtttaatcatgtATCCGGTAAGTGCCGTTTTAAATTCAAGAGACGCTGTTCACattgtaacagctggcatatgacttacCTGTGTGAAAGGAGTCCGTCACCAGGCAGAAACTCTAACGatattaataactgcaaatccaaggAGGAAACTTCTCCTCAAATAAGCAATGGTGTTGCCGTCCTTCCTACTTGTCATGGGGATTCCattttacccaccttttcatttaaagttggggggactgtttacagaggactgaaggacagtggttcgcagagcacgtttgtcactaagaaattggcggaggagaataatcttaaaatcattaactctaaagtaaagctaacagttaatgggtttaatggtaacaaggagtattttactgaaattgttgaagttcctgttacgatcggagataaatcctttataatttattgcttggttgtaccaaacattaatgtagtattgaaattacctctgcttggtagattagttgataaatttcaggcacaaggtgttaaactagctgatcaattccttaataaattttctcatgaaattgataatgttcagctcattttaggtacagacttcgcttattgtattgcaggtacagatacagtttttggaggaataaattcatcgatgtacaccgagtgtcatgcaggtattttgctgtctggtagcattgaattaatgattaagaatattgataatttagctgatacgagagtgcaaacctcggctgttagtaacccatttgagtgtagttctgctattcatatccagagtagttttttttttgctgaactctaa